ATTTTCCAATTCAACAATAAAGTTGATCTAAGGCAAAGCACCAGTACCTACGGTGGAGCATTTGAGCAGATTTGGCATCGATCAAGGTGAGAGAGTGTGCGTTGATTTCAACCAGCAGCAAGCCAAAAGAGCGACCAGCTGGTGGCTACCAGAATTGAGCCCTCCAGTCCTAGAGTTGTGGCACAATGAACGTTTGGGTTTCTGACTTCGTGCATGCTGTTCGTGCATGCTGATCACGGCCAACTCTTGGTTCCTTGCAATTCCTCAGTGTATCTCTGGGTTAGGCCTCATTTGGCTGTTTGTGTTTCGATGTGGAACAGGCCCCAAACCCGCCCTTCCGTGGAATGCAGCCCACGCCTAGATCAATTCCCGCATCTGGCCCAAATGTGCATTTGGCTGTTCGTGTATTGCTGTGTATTGCGGCTCGATACATGCCGACCCACGGGTGAGAGAATAATCCTCACCCGAGGCTTGGAACTCTCTCGCGTGCACGCCGCAGCTCGCGACTCCTCCTGCACCGTCGCCGCTTTTTCCAAgccgtccaccgcctcctcgccgtcctactgcgctgccgacgccgccgccttctccgagCTATCCACCACGTCCTCGCCATCCTCCtgtgccgccggcgccgctgccttcTCCGAGccatccaccgcctcctcgccggccgccgtcgtctgTCGCCTCATCGCCGGCGTCGCCTGGGCAGCCTACTCGCTTGATCAAGGTTCAAAgtcctctcctccatctcctccttcaTCTCATCTCATTTTCTTTGCTCATCTTCTTTCATCCACTTGTTTTGCTGCTAGGACCTTCAAGATCCGGAAAGTACAGCCATCCTGCTAGGGTTTGACGATCTGCAAGAGAAATATTGGAGACGAGGTATGTCAATGCTTGGAGATATGCAAAGTACAGCCATCCTGAAGGGAACAAATCACAGTAGGGAATCACTAGCTTCGATCTTGTATCAGTGCAAAGAGATTTTGAGCAGAAATAAACTACAGCTAGTAGTACTCCTCTACACACTGCTGAGACTGTACCACCACCACTGCATGATATACCAATGTATAGCAAGCAATACACATTACAGTATTTTACACTAACACCATTGAATGCACAAAACAGCATGCTAGCATAGTAGTATAGCACTTCTATTAAACAAAGTGAGTGTTCAGTTCATACACATGCATAATTAGCTTTAATTAtttatgaacatatatagtgttGAAACTAAAAACTAGAGTGCTGaaaccttttttcttttgctaactGCAGTCATCTTAAATATTCAGTATTCCTTCTAGTTAGAAGGTATGAATTCGCTAATTAGGAAGAGAAaagatgaggaggatgaggagattATTATGTTCTGGTTGCCTGCCCTATATCTTTTAACTAGTAATGGAGGGATAGAGAAAAGAGTAAGCATACTTCAAGTTAGTACGGTGAAGAAAAACCCAGAAATATTTTTGAGGGACATGAAAAGAATTGCCTTGTTGCATTCCGCATGGAGCCTAACATATTTAGAGCAATAGCGACATATCTTCGAGAGGGCAAGAAGTAATGTGCATGAGGATGAGTTCCCGATCCCagtatgcattgttgttgtggacAGCATGGAAGATATGTCAGATGATGAGAAGGTCCTGGCTTATGATGTCTTCAAAGATCCACAAAACTGGGCCATTTTCATGACTGCAAAAGACTCTACATGACTCAAGTGGTTAAGGAGGAAGATTACAATTGCGTAAATCTGGTATTGCTCCTTCCGTCTTGTTATTGCCTCTATGAAACTGATGAatatattaattagtactacaCTTTAGTCATATTAAACAGTTGGATTTTGTTTGTTGTATCACCTAAAACTTCAATTCAGTGATGCTCAGCAAAATTATTTTTGGGGGTAAATGTTGTGCAGATTGGCAGATGATACATTTGTAGTTTTCACATTGTAGCATCACCTGAGATGCAGGTATACTATTTATGCCAAAAATGATGTTCATTATGCCTTACATATTATTCAtgctcttttgtttttttgggaagtgtaaacttttatatacatatattctaaAATATTATTGTTGCTCTCTCCGGGTGAGCAGTACTGGGCTCTGAAAGTATGATTTGAATTTGCTGAATGAATGATAACGCTGATACTTGGAGTGAGCTTatctattcaaatttgaatatgcATAGAGTGAATTTGTTTAAATGTATTACATCCGTtctaaatataagcatttctactTATTTATCAAGATATAGCTTGTAAAATGCACAATTAATTTCATCTTGCTCCAACTTTTCTTAGTCCCCTAGTGCTCTTGTCCTAGGAATTTGCAAGCTTCCTTATTAGCTCTGTTCTCTAGTTTCTCTGTGTTGCTAGCAGTCAGTTTGCCACGGCAGATATGAAGCCAATTAATCTTTTGCCTTGTACTTTGTTTCAGGTGATGCATGGAAAAAAAGATGCAATGGAAAGTAGGGAGATATGCTGTTGTTGGAGTTGTCTGTCTTTTGCTTGGATGTTTCATGTCAAAGAAATTATTCGTAGATGAAACACCTAGTAGACTTCAAATTAAACCTATGTGGTAGACTTAGCTATCAAAGTTATTTATTACTGTCATATATGCTTGGATGTGTATGTCTGGTGTGTGCTGTTTCTACCTGGAAGGTTTATGTTGAATCAATTATTCTAGTTTACCTATAAATATTTCATGGATCAGTAATATGTTCATCCATGTGCATGCATGTTAATTTCTCTATTTTCTATGTGAAATTCTactcttgtgttttttttaaatttttaaagcaGGATTTTTAGAATTACAGATGGATATACATGCTAGATTTTCTATTCTGGTATTTTATTTCTTAGATTTTtcagtattttttatattaactttttaCTTAACAAACGAGACCTAAAAGGTAAAAGGTAAACCTAACTCTGCCCAACTCTCCATGCATAccactagcttagctagcaCTACGTACTTGCTGTGGAGTCAAACCTGGGCATCACCGGTCGAACCACCAGCCCACCCTGTGTATTGAATCATGCTGTGTATTGGGTGGGTGGTGTGGATTCACTCAATACACAGGTGGAACTATTCACACATGTATAATATACACGGGCAGCCAAACGAGACCACAATACGGGCATGGAATACATAAACGGTGGAGAAGAACACTCATCTGATTAACGGTTCACATCAGAGATACATGTCGTTCCAACAGCTAACATCATTTTGATGATGTGTAAAAACATTGAACCTGCCTTATACTAATTAATACGTCTAGTGGGTTACACTTATATAAACGATAAGTTGCTGGGTTTTTTTGTCcaatcaagttttttttttttttatgtttgaaatTATGGTTGGTCCAAGACACATTTCCGGATCATAGGCACCAAGAGACTGTCTCATACTCAAGATATTTGAAGAAACTGCATATCGTTTTGAACATAGAAATCAGGCATCCATAACTAATCCCAACTGCTGGGTGGAGTACATGATTATTCGTAATTAATCACTTGCTCATCATGATCCTCTGCGCACCTTTGATGGTGTGCATTCTGGTATGCACAGCCCAATAGTTGGATAGCACAGCTGGTCCAGTGCACAGCAATAGAACCCACCGGGGGTTTGAACACAGTGATCAGGTTTATAATAAAGTTCTCCAAAGCTATTCTTGTTTTTCACACCGGTCGACATATCTTTTTGGATCTCATTTGTGGTTTGACCTATATCTGCAAGAAGTAGTATGTTTATCATGCCAGTGCAAATAGAATGATGAAAATGGTGCCAAATAACATAAAAAGGaacctattttttaaattacCTCTTGTTTGTGCAGGAATGGCAGAGCACAGCAGAAGAACCAAGCAAAACAACATGACTTCTTGGTGGGTCGGCCTTAAACATTTCCCCATTGCGAAAGATGACTTACTATGCTTTACTTTTCTTGCTGTAACTAACTAGTTGAATGAGGATGAGTCTGCACTCCAAGAACCATggttcacatatatatagaacAGATATGTATGGATGAATTTAATGACTATTTACTTTCATATCTTGGAGATTTTACTCAAAGAATCTGGTGGATTGTCCTGAAAATAGTTTTAATAGCACATCAAAGCATGCATTTATATCGGATCCTTGTGTGATCTGCTATTAATGCCACTACTGATCTGGGAGATTGtcctcattaaaatataatttctatACAAACACATGCAAAAACAATTTGATTTCATGATATTTTCTCAACTACAATATTCCACTCTTTTAAGTAGAAACCCGTGGAGAAGGACCTAACGTGAATTGTACTTGTACCTCGGGTTAGTTTAGTGCTCAATTTATCAAACCTTGATTTTGTTCACTTCAATCAGGCGTAGTGCGGTTCTTTTAAACAATTTTCAATGTTTAGGCATTATCAAAGAATGTGGCAAAAAGCTTTCCGTACTCAGTTATCATAGGGAACAGCTTGCACTAAGCTATAGTGCAGGCTATGGCACCCTCAGCTCCATTGATTTAAGCACAGTAGAAGAAATGAACTTGTTAGCGGACTGATCAACACACGAATATTGATGGAAGTAGGGATTACAATATATAGCTAGCCTCTGTCTTATTTATCTTTGTAACCGATTAATAGAAACTGGGATCAGGAGATCGGCGAGGCGGTGGGTTTGGGATCGCAACAGCAACACCAATTGTGGCGTTTCGGACGCGCTACAGTGGCGCATGGCAATGGGCAGGGAAGCCCGGCAGTGCCCGAAAATacggacgtgactacacagctagtggtagctacCACTTCATCTATGAGAGATTTTGTCTACATAtactttaaataaaattttctcttaaactactcatccgatttacaatccgattacaccattgtgttcgtaacaattaaatctttataacaagatctcacatgattatattttgatgaaaaattataaattacttttataatatatctaaattacttttaaatttcactaaattacttcttagacataaaagtaaatttaataaagcctaaaaataatttacatgtattatagaagtaacttataacaaaaggaaagtaactttaataCATGCCTTTTTTTCATCGGACGTAACTACACATCTAGTGATAGCTAGTAGTACTCCATCTAGTGtctcctttcaacttgaaaaatacAATAGTATGTGacaaaatattgtttttaagatctatttgcatcattgtactccactcaaaatatgtgacaaaataAGATTCgtattgaatatattcaaacattttattaatttaaaagtaatttattacatgttagAAAGTAACTTCCATATTATCAGGAAGTAACTATTACATCTTATACATGGTTAATTCTTATTAGTTATTCCATCAATGTGATTTACAATCCATAAaaggttttatcttcttttctcattctacatgaaaaacagaaatgaaaagaaaaaaaacaatcggtGATTAAACAGATTTACAGAGAGTTACTTctgaaccatgcaaaagttacttccaattaacattgaagttacttttaaaaattattaaacttTCGTGTGTTGatctgtgctgattaaatttaatttctagataaagtcatatttttatccctacgatgaatttacttctaatttcgtgacaaagttacttccgttttgttttaagttacttttataatatatgtaaattacttttagactttattgaatttacttttatatgtctaagaagtaatttagtcaaatctaaaagtaacttatatatatgataaaagtaacttacgt
The nucleotide sequence above comes from Oryza glaberrima chromosome 11, OglaRS2, whole genome shotgun sequence. Encoded proteins:
- the LOC127755939 gene encoding uncharacterized protein LOC127755939: MGKCLRPTHQEVMLFCLVLLLCSAIPAQTRDIGQTTNEIQKDMSTGVKNKNSFGELYYKPDHCVQTPGGFYCCALDQLCYPTIGLCIPECTPSKVRRGS